The following is a genomic window from Myxococcus guangdongensis.
AACAAGGTGCTCGCGGGCATGCCCGCCGCCAACATCCTCGACAACAAGCCCTTCTTGAACATCCTGCCCTTCGGCGCGTGCCAGTCGCCGACCAACCCCCTGGTGATGCTGGCCACCGCGTTGGCGATGGGGAAGCCCACCCCCGCACCCTGCTTCCCCGTGACGCTGGCGCCCTGGGCCCCTGGCTGTCCCAAGGTGCTCATCGGCAACCAACCGGCGCTGGACAGTGGGTCCAAATGCAAGTGCCAATGGGGGGGCGTCATCCAGGTCGAGAAGCCCGGGCAGACGGTGGTGCAGGATGGCTGAGCACGCGGCGGCGCTCCGCGCGCTGGACTCCGTGTTGGATGCGGGCTCCGGCCCTCCGTCCTCCCTGGCGGACGAGCAGCGGGAGACGCGCGTCGAGAGGGTCATCGCGATGATGGCTCGCGGCGCCCATGACGAGGCGGCGCGGACCTCCGAGGCGTTGCTGCGCGAAGGCGTTCGGGACGTGCGGCTGGTGGGCCCGTATGTCTTCGGTGCCTTCCTGTCGCATGGGGTCTCGGCCCTGCCCGCGCTGCTCTCCACGCTGCACGACGTCTTCACGCGAGGCTGGGAGCGGCTCGGGCCCGAGGACAACAAGGCCCTCCTGGCCGACAGCGGCCTGCTGTGGTTGTTCAGGTCCCTGCACCGACACCTGGACTTCCATGGACGGGCCCAGGACGACGTGTGGGAGCGCTGGTGCTCGACGTGCACGGAGCCGCACATCCAGGAGGCGCTCGAGCAGGCCCGCGCGCTGGTCGCGCTGCTCGAACAGCGGCTGAACGCGAAAGGCGGCGCGAGCAGGCTGGTCCAGGTGGTGGGCTGGCTGACCGAGAATCGCGAGCGCTTCCCCCGGCCGGTCGAGCCCCCACCGGAGACTCGCGCCGACCCTGTCGAGGTGGCCGTGACGACAGAAGCGCGCGCGGCCCCCACAGCCCCGGACGAGGTGCGCATCCCCGAGCCCACCGTGGCCCCTCCGGAACGCGAGCCGCGGTCATCCCCGCCCGCGCCTTCACCCGCGTTCGAGCAGTTGCTGCGGAAGCTGGCTGCCTTCGAGCAACTGGTGAAGCGCCAGGACTACACACGCGCAAGCGTGGTCGCCACGGATGTGCTCCACGTCATCGAACACTTCGACCCGCTCACCTATCTGCCCTCGCTCTTCTCCCCATTCCTCGCGGGCATGAGCGAGCACGCCGAGCACCTCGAGCCCCGGCTCCAGGGCGCCAGGTCCCTGGGTGGGCGCGTCCTCGAGCAGCTCTATCGGACGGACCTGGAGGCCTTCGTGCGCGGCTCGTCCAGCACGGGGGACAGGCCATGAACAGCCCTCGGCTCGAGCAGCGCATCCGCGAGCGCATCCGCGACTTCGACATCCCCGCATTGCTGTCGCTGCTCGCCGCCGCGGGCTATGGCGAGGACGCGATTGAGTACCGCAGCCACCGCACGCTGGCGCACCAGGGCCACCTGGTGGACGACATCCAGTTCCTCGACGTGCCGCGCCGCCGCGTCATCCTCACGGTGAATCTGGGGCTGCTCGGGGTGCAGTCGCCGCTGCCCATGTTCCTGTTGCGACAGGTGGAGCACCTGGACCCGGCGGAGACCGAGCGGATGGAGCGGCTCCTCGGCTACTTCGACCACGCGCTGCTCCGAGCCCGGTTCGCGGGGCTCCATCCCGAGCGGGATTCCACGCTGCTGCCCGGCTGGGAGGCCGCCACCCGGAGCCGCTTGAGCCTGATGAACCTCACCAGCCCGAGCACCCTCCACTGGCTGTTCTCGCGCGCCTACCCGGAAGCCGAGGTGTCGGTGCGCAGGGAGGTGTATCCGCGGAGGCTCGAGACTCGCGGCGCCCAGGTGAGCGCCACACGACTGGGGGACACGACGGCGATGGGAGGGTTCGCCTCGGTGCCCACGGGCGGCGTGGAGATCACGCTCGTCTTTGATGATTGCCATTGCGGCACGGGCATCCCGTGGGCTTTGGAGGCGCCGCGCAGGCTGTCCCAGGGAGTCCTGCCGCTCCTGGCGCGGACGTCGGCTCCGCTGGGCGTCTGGATGGTCTTGAGAGAGCCGCCGGGCCCCGCGCGGCTCCAGCAAGACAGCTACCTGGGGCATACCCCGCTGATGGAGGTCGAGCCGTCCCTCGCACGGCACCTGCTGTTCCGGGGTACCCCACCGGTTCCGGGTGTGGCGGCGAAGTCGCGCGAAGCGTCCCCCGCCGCCCGGATGCGACGGGCCTAGAACACCCCTTCGGCGTAGCGGAACATCGGGCGGTCCAGGGCCACGACCTCGCGGTCCAGGAGGCCCAGCAGGTAATACATCGAGCGCACCCGTCCAATCTTGGTCTGCACCACGGAGCTGTAGGCCGCTGACTTCATGTCGTTGTTCTTCACCAACCCCAAGGACTCGAGCCCGGCCAGCGTCTTCAGCGTCGCGCGCATGACCTCGTTCTCGGAGCTGAAGGCATCGAAGTCCGCCCCCGTGGAGAGCGTGGAGGAGGGCTCATCGCGAAGCGGCAGGGTGTACTGCGTCGACCAGTCCCCGCTCTTGATGCCGGAGGCCGGGCCATTGGGATTCGGACTGACGCTGCGGAAGCCAAGCTCGACGGCGGCGCACCAGGGACACGTCTCCTTCGGCCGGTTGCAGAAATCCCCCACGTCATTGATCCCCTCGTATGGAAAGCACACCAGCACATCCGCGCCCTCACAGAAGTACGACGACGCCGTCATGAGCGCCGCTGGCTCCGCGCAGTTCAGCGAGTGCCAGTGTGCCAGGGACAAGTCCACGCCGGGGGCGACCTGGGGTGTCTCCATGGAGGTCTCCTTGACGCCGATGCTGCCGACCTCCGCGAACGACACATAGCTCATCAACGCCTGGCGCGCGGGCCGCCTCAGCTTCAGCAGCGTGCGCGCGCGGTAGCCCAGCGCGGCGAGGTTGGTCCTGTGGATCATCGTCTCGTAGTTGAAATTCAACGCGTGGGCGACTCGCTGCTTGGGAAGCTCGATTCTGTGTGCCTCCCTGGCATCCTCGGCGAACTGCCTCATCTTCACGCCCAGCTCAGGTCCCGTCCCGGTGTGCTTCTCCCGGATCTCGGCCACCCCACGAGTGTACGCAGCGCTGCTGTTGTAACCGCGCTCCTCGAAGTCGGGAAGCGGCGCGCACCGCTCGAAGTTCGGAAGGCCCAGGTGTCGACCGTATCGCCCGAAGTACTCCGCATCGGGGTCGGCCTTGGAGACACTGGAGACACCCAGGACCGGCACGTAGACAGGCCCAGACTCCCCTTGATGGCGAGTCCAGGACACACAGATGCACCCCACCGTGTGATGGAAGTCGCGCAGGGTGTCCGTCC
Proteins encoded in this region:
- a CDS encoding type VI secretion system baseplate subunit TssG; the protein is MNSPRLEQRIRERIRDFDIPALLSLLAAAGYGEDAIEYRSHRTLAHQGHLVDDIQFLDVPRRRVILTVNLGLLGVQSPLPMFLLRQVEHLDPAETERMERLLGYFDHALLRARFAGLHPERDSTLLPGWEAATRSRLSLMNLTSPSTLHWLFSRAYPEAEVSVRREVYPRRLETRGAQVSATRLGDTTAMGGFASVPTGGVEITLVFDDCHCGTGIPWALEAPRRLSQGVLPLLARTSAPLGVWMVLREPPGPARLQQDSYLGHTPLMEVEPSLARHLLFRGTPPVPGVAAKSREASPAARMRRA
- a CDS encoding type VI secretion system protein IglI family protein encodes the protein MAEHAAALRALDSVLDAGSGPPSSLADEQRETRVERVIAMMARGAHDEAARTSEALLREGVRDVRLVGPYVFGAFLSHGVSALPALLSTLHDVFTRGWERLGPEDNKALLADSGLLWLFRSLHRHLDFHGRAQDDVWERWCSTCTEPHIQEALEQARALVALLEQRLNAKGGASRLVQVVGWLTENRERFPRPVEPPPETRADPVEVAVTTEARAAPTAPDEVRIPEPTVAPPEREPRSSPPAPSPAFEQLLRKLAAFEQLVKRQDYTRASVVATDVLHVIEHFDPLTYLPSLFSPFLAGMSEHAEHLEPRLQGARSLGGRVLEQLYRTDLEAFVRGSSSTGDRP
- a CDS encoding DUF4280 domain-containing protein, giving the protein MADQVVMGASLRCSFGKAASPLWVLPVNKVLAGMPAANILDNKPFLNILPFGACQSPTNPLVMLATALAMGKPTPAPCFPVTLAPWAPGCPKVLIGNQPALDSGSKCKCQWGGVIQVEKPGQTVVQDG